In Anaerolineae bacterium, the sequence GACATGGGCGCCTTTACCCGCCGGGACCGCGCCGGCATCCAGGAAGACCTGGAACGGGTCTTCAAGTTGTTCCCCCGCCTGAAGGAACGCCGCAATCAGCTCGGCGGCACCCTCAGCGGCGGTGAACAGCAAATGCTGGCCATCGCCCGGGCGCTGATGGCGCGGCCGCGCGTGCTCCTGCTGGACGAGCCTTCCATGGGCCTGGCGCCTATCCTGGTAGAGAGCATTTTCCAAACCATCACCGAGATCAGCCAGCAGGGCATGACCATCCTGCTGGTGGAGCAAAACGCCAATATGGCCCTTTCAGTGGCACATCGGGCGTATGTGCTGGAGACCGGGCGCATCGTGCTGTCCGGGCCGGCGGCCGAGGTGCGCGAGAACCCGCAGGTGCGCGCGGCCTATCTCGGCGAGGCGTAGCAAGCGCCCTTCCCGCGCCCATATGCGCCCCGACCCACAGTCCCCGACCGGTCGGGGCTTTTTCTTGACCTTCATCCGCTGTCGAGGAGGACACCATGGCTGAACTGCGAGAGCTGGCCCCGGGGGCATATCACTGGCAGAGCGGCTCCAACGCCGGCATCCTGGTGCAGGAGGACCAGGCCCTCATCATTGACGCCGGCCTGGACCGCTCGGCGGCCGCCGATATCGCGCAGGCGGCGGAGAAGCTGGGCGCGCGGCCCATCGCC encodes:
- a CDS encoding ABC transporter ATP-binding protein, whose amino-acid sequence is MALLEVHNIHTYYDHIHALKGISFELNRGEIVALIGANGAGKTTTLNTISGLRHPREGSITFDGQPIHHLPPHEIVQLGIAQVPEGRKIFSRLTVMENLDMGAFTRRDRAGIQEDLERVFKLFPRLKERRNQLGGTLSGGEQQMLAIARALMARPRVLLLDEPSMGLAPILVESIFQTITEISQQGMTILLVEQNANMALSVAHRAYVLETGRIVLSGPAAEVRENPQVRAAYLGEA